In Gemmatimonas sp. UBA7669, the following are encoded in one genomic region:
- a CDS encoding DinB family protein, giving the protein MTFDPMRFLRGELRRSLHGPAWHGPALCEALADVTVSEAFARPASGAHSIAQLALHAVAWMEEVHRRLGGAEPDEPARGDWPAVGPRSRAQWDSLRALVTSTGDALEQALTTFPAEQLTERVGSGSHNAPLGSGVPYAVMLSGVVQHNVYHAGQIVLLKKSLRA; this is encoded by the coding sequence CATGCGATTCCTGCGCGGCGAGCTGCGTCGCTCGCTGCACGGGCCGGCCTGGCACGGACCGGCCCTCTGTGAAGCACTCGCCGATGTGACGGTGTCGGAAGCCTTCGCGCGGCCCGCGTCGGGGGCACACTCCATTGCACAACTGGCCCTGCACGCGGTGGCATGGATGGAGGAAGTCCATCGCCGACTCGGCGGCGCCGAACCCGACGAGCCGGCGCGTGGTGATTGGCCCGCGGTCGGTCCGCGCTCTCGCGCGCAATGGGACTCGCTCAGAGCGCTCGTCACATCGACGGGCGACGCGCTCGAGCAGGCGCTCACCACGTTTCCTGCCGAGCAACTGACCGAGCGCGTCGGCAGCGGCTCACACAATGCGCCGCTCGGTAGCGGCGTACCGTACGCCGTCATGCTCTCCGGCGTCGTCCAGCACAACGTGTATCATGCGGGGCAAATCGTACTGCTCAAGAAGTCACTGCGAGCCTGA
- a CDS encoding DUF1905 domain-containing protein codes for MASPRPSRQSSRSESRSRSAARRGDGSSASPLAFGGTFSGTLFTYPGKGGWTFVEVPSGLAPPVTHGWGRTPVTATALGSTWETSVWRGKDGRTLLALPKAVRQGAGHGDVVQVTLQFRTL; via the coding sequence ATGGCTTCCCCACGCCCGTCGCGCCAATCATCCCGAAGTGAGTCACGGTCGCGATCAGCGGCGCGACGCGGGGATGGATCGTCCGCCAGTCCATTGGCTTTTGGCGGGACGTTTTCCGGCACCCTGTTCACCTACCCCGGCAAGGGGGGATGGACGTTCGTGGAGGTGCCGTCGGGTCTGGCGCCGCCCGTCACCCATGGCTGGGGCCGTACACCGGTGACGGCCACCGCGCTGGGGAGCACCTGGGAGACCAGCGTGTGGCGTGGCAAGGACGGACGCACGCTGCTCGCGCTGCCCAAGGCGGTGCGTCAGGGGGCGGGCCACGGTGACGTGGTGCAGGTAACGCTGCAGTTTCGCACGCTCTGA
- a CDS encoding aldo/keto reductase, with protein MLSPIVAGVWRMAAWQWTPQERLRWIEQCLELGITSFDHADIYGSYTVETLFGEALALAPERRQQMQLVSKCGIQLVSPQHPGTRIKHYDSSARHIVRSVEQSLRALRTDRLDLLLLHRPDPLMDADEVAGAFEKLADDGKVLAFGASNFTPAQFELLHARYPLVTNQVECHPLHRAPITDGTFDQAQRLRARPMIWSPLGGGALFTSEGSDVQRVQQAVATLAARHEVTSTTIAFAWLLRLPCHPHPITGSRRLSVLEEAVAATRTRLDAQDWTEILVAATGVNVL; from the coding sequence GTGCTCTCTCCGATCGTTGCCGGTGTGTGGCGCATGGCGGCGTGGCAGTGGACGCCACAGGAGCGTCTGCGCTGGATCGAGCAGTGTCTTGAGCTGGGCATCACGAGCTTCGATCATGCGGACATCTACGGCAGCTATACCGTGGAGACGCTCTTCGGCGAGGCACTGGCGCTAGCGCCCGAACGCCGTCAGCAGATGCAGCTGGTGAGCAAGTGCGGCATTCAGCTGGTGTCGCCGCAGCATCCGGGCACGCGCATCAAGCACTACGACAGCTCGGCGCGGCACATCGTGCGCAGCGTGGAGCAGTCACTGCGCGCGCTGCGCACCGATCGTCTCGACCTGCTGCTGTTGCATCGTCCCGATCCGCTCATGGATGCGGACGAAGTGGCGGGGGCATTCGAGAAGCTGGCGGATGACGGCAAGGTGCTGGCGTTTGGCGCGTCCAACTTCACACCGGCGCAATTCGAGTTGCTGCACGCGCGCTATCCGCTGGTCACCAATCAGGTGGAGTGCCATCCGCTGCATCGGGCGCCCATTACCGATGGCACGTTCGATCAGGCGCAGCGTCTGCGCGCGCGGCCCATGATCTGGTCGCCGCTGGGTGGCGGCGCGCTGTTCACCAGTGAAGGGAGCGATGTGCAGCGTGTGCAGCAGGCGGTGGCCACGTTGGCCGCGCGCCACGAGGTCACGAGTACGACCATTGCCTTTGCCTGGCTGCTGCGGCTGCCCTGTCACCCGCACCCCATCACCGGCTCGCGTCGTCTGTCGGTGCTGGAGGAGGCGGTGGCTGCCACCCGCACGCGTCTGGATGCGCAGGACTGGACGGAGATTCTCGTGGCCGCCACGGGCGTGAACGTGCTGTAG
- a CDS encoding 3-keto-disaccharide hydrolase: MHTLSRSFATFFVGCAVVLSSACGAGRSASDDSASSDTPSTAEVIASAVPDSIIDGWPQHSRERPAPPVEDAGPYVVVARPADAVVLFDGTSLDAWEMADSSAAAWKIVGDAFEVVPGTGTMRTRASYGDVELHIEWMSPNPPVGSDQDRGNSGVFFGGGRYEVQILDSFDNPTYPDGQAAALYGQYPPRVNVSRKPGEWQTYDIVYTAPRFADGKLVSPAKFTVKHNGVLVHDNQALVGPTANRARVPYSVHEMRLPIQLQDHSHPVRFRNIWVRAL, from the coding sequence GTGCACACTCTCTCGCGCTCGTTTGCCACCTTCTTCGTGGGCTGCGCCGTGGTGTTGTCCTCTGCCTGTGGTGCTGGTCGTTCGGCATCGGATGACTCGGCATCAAGCGATACGCCATCGACTGCCGAGGTGATCGCGTCGGCGGTGCCCGACTCCATCATCGATGGCTGGCCGCAGCATTCACGCGAGCGTCCTGCGCCACCGGTAGAGGACGCCGGTCCGTATGTGGTCGTGGCGCGCCCCGCCGACGCGGTCGTGCTGTTTGACGGCACGTCGCTGGACGCGTGGGAGATGGCGGACAGCAGCGCGGCCGCTTGGAAGATTGTGGGCGATGCGTTTGAGGTGGTGCCGGGCACGGGCACGATGCGCACGCGCGCGTCGTACGGCGACGTGGAGCTGCACATCGAGTGGATGTCGCCCAACCCGCCGGTGGGCAGCGATCAGGACCGCGGCAACAGCGGCGTGTTTTTTGGTGGCGGACGCTACGAGGTGCAGATCCTCGATTCGTTTGACAACCCCACGTACCCGGATGGGCAGGCGGCCGCGCTGTACGGGCAGTATCCGCCGCGTGTGAACGTGAGCCGCAAGCCGGGCGAGTGGCAGACCTACGACATTGTCTACACGGCGCCGCGTTTTGCCGATGGGAAGCTGGTGTCACCGGCCAAATTCACGGTGAAGCACAACGGTGTGCTGGTGCACGACAACCAGGCGCTGGTGGGGCCCACGGCCAATCGGGCGCGTGTGCCGTATTCGGTGCATGAGATGCGGCTGCCAATTCAGCTGCAGGATCATTCGCATCCGGTGCGGTTCAGGAATATTTGGGTGCGGGCGTTGTAG
- a CDS encoding YncE family protein: MSHLAHTHSAVIRLRQLARTAVPAMLPAMLISLLPASSARAQAGLTGTLIITNKQPSTATLVDVASGRTLATLPTGHGPHEIVITRDGRTAVVTDYGTGSQPGSTLTVIDIANRRVARTISLGDNRRPHGIVLLPGDSIAAVTVEANRAVLLVRLATGEIARTVLTNQAGSHMVGVTADGTRGWTGDIGSNTVSELDLVRGVALRTVSVPAQPEAINVTPDGKEVWVGSNATGKVSVVDAGTGQVSTAAEGFGWPYRVLFSPDNRTVLLPDLRGESLRFVDRATRKELGRLDLPGKAPQGIFFEPAGRYAFLSFSSAGVVAVVDVNARRVVREIPAGDTPDGVVFTSFRPATP; the protein is encoded by the coding sequence ATGTCACATCTGGCCCACACGCATTCCGCCGTCATCCGGCTCCGTCAGCTGGCCCGTACCGCCGTGCCGGCCATGCTGCCCGCCATGCTGATATCCCTGTTGCCTGCCTCCTCTGCCAGGGCGCAGGCGGGACTTACGGGCACGCTCATCATCACCAACAAGCAGCCGTCCACCGCCACCCTCGTGGACGTGGCCTCCGGCCGCACACTTGCCACCCTGCCCACCGGACACGGCCCGCACGAAATCGTGATCACCCGGGACGGCCGCACCGCGGTGGTGACCGACTACGGCACCGGTTCGCAGCCCGGCAGCACACTCACCGTCATCGACATCGCCAATCGCCGCGTGGCTCGCACCATCAGCCTCGGCGACAATCGGCGGCCGCACGGCATTGTGCTGCTGCCCGGTGATTCCATCGCCGCCGTCACCGTCGAGGCCAATCGGGCCGTGCTGCTCGTACGCCTCGCCACCGGCGAGATCGCCAGGACCGTGCTCACCAATCAGGCCGGGTCGCACATGGTGGGTGTCACAGCCGACGGCACACGCGGCTGGACGGGCGACATCGGCAGCAACACCGTGTCCGAACTCGACCTCGTGCGCGGGGTCGCACTGCGCACCGTGAGCGTGCCTGCGCAGCCCGAGGCCATCAACGTCACGCCCGATGGCAAGGAGGTCTGGGTGGGCAGCAATGCCACCGGAAAGGTGAGTGTGGTGGACGCGGGCACCGGACAGGTCAGCACGGCCGCCGAGGGCTTCGGCTGGCCCTATCGTGTGCTGTTTTCGCCCGACAACCGCACCGTGCTGCTGCCCGATCTGCGTGGCGAGTCGCTGCGCTTCGTCGACCGCGCCACCCGCAAGGAACTGGGCCGCCTCGATCTGCCCGGCAAGGCACCGCAGGGCATTTTCTTCGAGCCCGCAGGGCGCTACGCCTTTCTCTCGTTCAGCAGCGCGGGCGTGGTCGCCGTGGTGGACGTGAACGCGCGCCGCGTTGTGCGCGAAATCCCGGCCGGCGACACGCCCGACGGTGTGGTGTTCACGAGCTTCAGGCCAGCCACTCCTTGA
- a CDS encoding arsenate reductase family protein, with product MTGPPSASTAHTRVVFLPMAASDLQVQIFGTKKNAETRKALRFFAERRVKTHFVDLAERAAAIGELKRFVLKFGIEGILDRDSKRFADLGLRTALYGEERWLSILADEPLLLKQPLVRCQQKLCVGVDEKLFKEWLA from the coding sequence ATGACCGGCCCACCCAGTGCCAGCACGGCGCACACGCGAGTAGTCTTTCTGCCCATGGCCGCTTCCGACCTGCAAGTACAGATCTTTGGCACCAAGAAGAACGCCGAAACGCGCAAGGCGCTCCGCTTTTTTGCGGAGCGCCGAGTGAAGACACACTTCGTGGATTTGGCGGAGCGCGCCGCCGCCATCGGCGAGCTCAAGCGTTTCGTGCTGAAGTTCGGCATTGAGGGCATTCTCGACCGCGACAGCAAGCGTTTTGCCGACCTCGGCTTGCGCACGGCGCTCTACGGCGAGGAGCGGTGGCTGAGCATCCTCGCGGATGAGCCGCTTCTGCTCAAGCAACCGCTGGTGCGCTGTCAGCAGAAGCTGTGTGTTGGTGTCGACGAAAAACTGTTCAAGGAGTGGCTGGCCTGA
- a CDS encoding dicarboxylate/amino acid:cation symporter, translating into MLSRLVRNLTFQVLVAVSLGVALGVAAPDTAKALKPLGDTFINLVKMVITPIIFLTIVHGIGSMADLRKLGRVGGKAVLYFEVVSTFALAIGLVVVNVTKPGAGLDISAMATGDVSKYTSAGAQQSTLEFLLHIVPSNIVAAFAGGELLPVVFFSILFGVALTAVGDAGRDLMDLLVRLQAVFFRIVAIVMKVAPIGAFGAMAYTVGAFGLKTLLPLGRLMLDVYLTMAVFIFVVLALICRAYGFRLWRFLRYIREEILLVLGTSSSEAALPRMLEKLERYGCAKPVVGLVIPTGYSFNLDGTSIYLSMATIFIAQVYGIDLSWGEQLTLLGILMLTSKGAAGVTGSGFIVLASTLAATRTVPVEGVALLLGVDRFMSEARAITNLIGNGVATLVVSRSENAFDDEKRAIAEAEAGISA; encoded by the coding sequence GTGCTTTCCCGCCTCGTTCGCAATCTCACGTTTCAGGTGCTGGTGGCCGTCTCGCTTGGCGTGGCCCTTGGTGTGGCGGCGCCCGATACAGCCAAAGCCCTCAAGCCGCTCGGCGACACCTTCATCAACCTGGTGAAGATGGTCATCACGCCCATCATCTTCCTCACCATTGTGCATGGCATCGGCAGCATGGCCGATCTGCGCAAGCTGGGGCGGGTGGGCGGCAAAGCCGTGCTCTACTTCGAAGTCGTGTCCACCTTCGCGTTGGCGATTGGTCTGGTCGTGGTGAATGTGACCAAGCCTGGGGCGGGCCTCGACATTTCCGCGATGGCCACCGGCGATGTGAGCAAGTACACCAGTGCCGGTGCGCAGCAGAGTACGCTCGAGTTTCTGTTGCACATCGTGCCAAGCAACATCGTGGCGGCGTTTGCCGGTGGTGAACTGCTGCCGGTGGTGTTCTTCTCCATCTTGTTTGGTGTGGCGCTCACCGCAGTCGGCGACGCGGGCCGTGACCTCATGGACCTGCTGGTGCGACTGCAGGCGGTGTTCTTTCGCATTGTCGCCATTGTGATGAAGGTGGCGCCCATTGGTGCGTTTGGCGCGATGGCCTACACGGTGGGCGCGTTTGGTCTCAAGACGTTGCTGCCACTCGGGCGTCTGATGCTCGACGTGTATCTCACCATGGCCGTGTTCATCTTTGTGGTGCTGGCCCTGATTTGCCGCGCCTACGGTTTTCGGCTGTGGCGATTCCTGCGTTACATCCGCGAGGAGATTCTGTTGGTGTTGGGTACGTCCAGCAGTGAGGCCGCGCTGCCGCGCATGCTGGAGAAGCTCGAGCGCTATGGTTGCGCGAAGCCGGTGGTGGGGCTGGTCATTCCCACGGGCTACTCGTTCAATCTCGACGGCACGAGCATCTACCTGAGCATGGCCACGATCTTCATTGCGCAGGTGTATGGCATTGATCTGTCATGGGGTGAGCAGCTCACGCTGTTGGGCATTCTCATGCTGACCAGCAAGGGCGCCGCGGGCGTGACGGGTTCCGGCTTCATTGTGCTGGCGTCCACTCTGGCCGCCACGCGCACGGTGCCGGTTGAGGGAGTGGCGCTGCTGCTGGGCGTGGACCGCTTCATGAGCGAGGCGCGGGCCATCACCAATCTCATCGGCAACGGCGTCGCCACGCTGGTCGTGTCGCGCAGCGAAAACGCGTTTGATGACGAGAAGCGGGCGATCGCCGAGGCGGAGGCGGGGATAAGCGCGTAG
- a CDS encoding YheT family hydrolase codes for MTREYDPAWWLPDPHSATLWGRLGRREPQLGSRALPITREHWDTPDGDFIELVRLAPEAQATGRPHSSAQEQPRLLVLHGLEGGTHSHYVRALFREAQSRGWAADLLLFRSCGSAPNRLPRSYHSGDTGDARFVLERLRHAFPNVPLGVVGVSLGGNVLCKLLGELGPAANGLISGAVAMSVPFDLARASRQIGRGFGAVYEQFFLKSLIPKAQHKLARHAELRDRVTLPRIRTLWEFDDAFTAPVHGFASAADYYERSSSLPYLGGIRVPTLLLNAADDPFLPPQVLGEVREQLQGSAASDWVTPEFPSRGGHVGFTAGGWPWAAWYYGEWRAAEFLAQAFADAKRYRVV; via the coding sequence ATGACGCGCGAGTATGACCCGGCCTGGTGGCTGCCCGACCCTCATTCGGCCACGCTCTGGGGGCGACTGGGCCGGCGGGAACCGCAACTGGGCAGCCGTGCCCTGCCAATCACACGCGAGCACTGGGACACCCCCGACGGGGACTTCATTGAGCTGGTGCGCTTGGCGCCAGAAGCACAGGCCACCGGCCGGCCCCATTCATCCGCTCAGGAGCAGCCTCGGCTCCTCGTTCTGCATGGCCTCGAAGGCGGCACCCACTCGCACTACGTTCGTGCTCTGTTCCGTGAGGCCCAATCGCGTGGCTGGGCCGCCGACCTGCTGCTGTTCCGCAGCTGTGGTTCGGCCCCCAACCGCCTACCGCGCTCCTACCACTCCGGCGATACCGGCGACGCCCGCTTTGTCCTCGAACGGCTTCGCCATGCCTTCCCCAACGTCCCTCTGGGCGTGGTCGGCGTCTCGCTGGGTGGCAACGTGCTCTGCAAGTTGCTTGGCGAGCTCGGGCCGGCGGCGAATGGGCTCATAAGCGGAGCCGTCGCCATGTCTGTGCCCTTCGATCTGGCCCGCGCGTCGAGACAGATTGGGCGCGGTTTCGGCGCAGTATACGAACAGTTCTTCCTCAAGTCGCTCATTCCCAAGGCGCAGCACAAGCTCGCCCGTCACGCCGAGCTGCGGGACCGTGTTACACTGCCCCGCATCCGCACCCTTTGGGAGTTTGACGACGCCTTCACCGCACCCGTCCACGGCTTTGCCAGCGCCGCCGACTACTACGAGCGCTCCAGTTCACTGCCGTACCTTGGCGGCATCCGGGTGCCCACGCTGCTCCTGAACGCCGCGGACGACCCGTTCCTGCCGCCCCAGGTGCTCGGCGAGGTCCGGGAACAGCTGCAGGGGTCGGCGGCGTCCGACTGGGTAACACCCGAGTTCCCGTCTCGCGGCGGCCACGTGGGCTTTACCGCCGGCGGCTGGCCCTGGGCGGCCTGGTATTACGGGGAGTGGCGGGCGGCCGAGTTCCTGGCCCAGGCCTTTGCCGATGCGAAGCGCTACCGGGTCGTCTAG